The following is a genomic window from Actinomycetota bacterium.
CCGACTTGATGAAATATTTAGGTATATATGTTAGTGATGGCTGGATAAGGACTGAAAAGAAAGAGACAGGATTTGCACTACCTAAGAATTCTAAGGCAAGAAAGACCTTAATTAATCTGCATTCAAGGATTTTTGGAAGTAAAATAAGAAGCGATGATGCATATGTTTATATAGACTCTGTAAACCTTGCAAGATTTATTGGCTGTTTAGGCTTTGGTCAAGGGGCAAAAAATAAGAAAGTACCCGGATGGGTATTTACTTTACCAAAAGAAGAAAAGGAGAATTTTGTTCGGGGATTAATGCTATCAGATGGCTACAAAATAGGAGGAAGTTTCCGATACGTTTCTGCAAGCAGGGAACTTCTTAGAACCTTAAGATTGCTGCTTCAAACTACAGGCTTTACAGTTGGGAAAATTCACTGGCAAAAGAAAAAGAAAGGCACAAAATGTGTACATAGAAAACTCCTAAAAGATGCTGAGTATGGATATGTATGTTTCAGCACAAGAAAAAGGTGGAACATAAAGAAATACCCAAACCAATACAGATATCAAAATTTTCTGATAGAAAATAAATATTTTGACACTGAAAAAATAAAAAATATAAGATTAGCAGGATGTGAGCCTACTTTAGATTTAAGAGTAGAGGATGAGCATAATTTCATTGCCGATGGAATTGTAGTCCACAATACGGGGATACAACGCTCTTCTGCTACACCTTTGGGAGCATGGACGACAACCTCTCCTGTGGGCAAGGTGATACCGGGCAAGACGCAGAACCGGAAGGATCTGACGACCTGTGTAGCCGCACACAACATTCCCTATGTGGCGCAG
Proteins encoded in this region:
- a CDS encoding LAGLIDADG family homing endonuclease; this translates as MNCLSTSCLIMTENGLKKITEVKEGDKIYAFDQKTRQLVLRRCTGVFDNGIREVYEVETLHHSIKATANHPFLVLKRNGRGRRNTFVWKTLAEIKVGDEVVVLKNLHGGKPFKFNFRKTEKGDYKVNRVNEINIPEYSSPDLMKYLGIYVSDGWIRTEKKETGFALPKNSKARKTLINLHSRIFGSKIRSDDAYVYIDSVNLARFIGCLGFGQGAKNKKVPGWVFTLPKEEKENFVRGLMLSDGYKIGGSFRYVSASRELLRTLRLLLQTTGFTVGKIHWQKKKKGTKCVHRKLLKDAEYGYVCFSTRKRWNIKKYPNQYRYQNFLIENKYFDTEKIKNIRLAGCEPTLDLRVEDEHNFIADGIVVHNTGIQRSSATPLGAWTTTSPVGKVIPGKTQNRKDLTTCVAAHNIPYVAQASPSHWRDLVKKAEKAFNAEGPAFLNILAPCPRGWRYPPNQTIRMARLAVETCFWPLYEVENGNWRLTHKPREKKPLVEWLKPQGRFKHLFKPENRHVIEELEAKVDEDWNILLKRCQIE